Proteins from a single region of Vibrio sp. DW001:
- a CDS encoding aldose epimerase family protein, whose protein sequence is MQINSSKHGVFFNQDVSLFTLENDNGMQVSISQLGGIITSLYVPDVKGEAIDVVAGFDNFKNYIDNPHYIGALIGRVANRIEGASYTINDTVQHVFGNAYDGRHCVHGGYLGYNRRVWSVLSTDITKETVSLNLQLIDSDGEQGFKGNVLVDVRYCLNNDNQLTLTFSAVPDTATPLSFTGHSYFNLFGYKNETIADHHVQVFSSHILEQKEDRIPSGKIVDISMTEYDFSTPTSLTKSIEQLQSEINHSYVFNNPNRELIKMAQVQANNRMLTIYSNEKILHFYNGHNLDGVKGKNGLNYARYAGLCLEPKGYVNSINTPQFPSSIFQAEQTYNHTIKYDFGYHANDTY, encoded by the coding sequence ATGCAAATCAATTCCTCCAAACACGGAGTATTCTTTAACCAAGATGTCTCTCTATTTACTCTCGAAAATGATAATGGTATGCAAGTGAGCATTAGCCAACTAGGAGGAATCATAACCTCGTTATACGTACCAGACGTAAAAGGTGAGGCAATAGATGTTGTTGCTGGATTTGATAACTTCAAGAATTATATTGATAACCCACATTATATCGGTGCATTAATTGGCCGTGTTGCCAACCGTATTGAAGGCGCCAGTTATACTATTAATGATACAGTCCAACACGTATTTGGGAATGCTTATGATGGGCGGCATTGTGTACACGGAGGTTACCTTGGTTATAATCGCCGAGTCTGGTCAGTACTCTCTACCGATATAACAAAAGAGACTGTTAGCCTCAATTTACAATTAATCGATAGTGATGGCGAACAAGGCTTTAAAGGTAATGTTCTCGTTGATGTACGCTATTGTTTAAATAATGATAATCAACTTACTCTAACATTCTCTGCGGTACCAGACACGGCAACACCTTTAAGTTTTACTGGGCACAGTTATTTCAACTTATTTGGTTACAAAAATGAAACCATTGCAGATCATCATGTTCAAGTTTTTTCATCACACATTCTTGAGCAAAAAGAAGATCGTATCCCTAGTGGGAAGATTGTCGATATCAGTATGACAGAATATGACTTTTCAACCCCTACCTCTCTCACTAAAAGTATTGAGCAGCTACAGTCAGAAATAAATCACTCTTATGTGTTTAACAATCCAAATAGAGAGCTGATAAAAATGGCACAAGTTCAAGCTAATAACCGCATGCTAACCATTTATTCCAATGAAAAAATTTTACATTTCTACAATGGTCATAACCTTGATGGTGTAAAAGGTAAAAACGGGTTAAATTACGCGCGCTATGCAGGTTTATGTCTAGAACCAAAAGGTTATGTTAATAGTATTAATACACCTCAATTTCCATCAAGTATATTTCAAGCAGAACAAACTTATAATCACACTATTAAGTATGACTTTGGCTATCACGCCAATGATACTTATTAG
- a CDS encoding D-2-hydroxyacid dehydrogenase, with the protein MKNIVCLDGYTLNPGDIVWDEVAEQGNFTCYDRSTNGRAEVINRAKDAHVLLTNKTPISREVIDACASLECIVVLATGYNVIDIEYARSKSITVMNVPIYGTDTVAEMTFAMIFSLARAIEKNSIDVRENLGWCNNQDWTYWLSPQIELAGKTIGIVGFGHIGQRVGEIANAFNMNVIAYDKITSNRPSYSHEFVELDNLLARSDFVSLHCPVFPDTENMINEDRLTKMKQSAFLINTSRGQLVVEQDLANALNDGVISGAGLDTLHQEPPTTDNPLLTANNCVITPHVAWATLDARVRIMHTVARNISCHLDGNPQNVVN; encoded by the coding sequence ATGAAAAATATTGTCTGCCTTGATGGCTACACACTCAATCCTGGTGATATCGTCTGGGATGAGGTTGCGGAACAGGGTAATTTCACTTGCTACGATCGCTCCACAAATGGACGTGCAGAAGTGATCAATCGAGCAAAAGATGCACATGTTCTACTCACGAATAAAACACCGATCTCTCGTGAAGTGATCGACGCATGTGCGTCTTTAGAGTGTATCGTGGTACTCGCTACGGGTTACAATGTCATTGACATAGAATATGCTCGCAGTAAAAGTATTACCGTCATGAACGTGCCGATTTATGGTACCGACACTGTAGCAGAAATGACATTCGCGATGATTTTTAGCCTGGCTCGTGCTATTGAAAAAAATAGTATTGATGTGCGTGAAAACCTAGGTTGGTGCAATAACCAGGACTGGACTTATTGGCTTTCACCACAAATTGAACTGGCTGGAAAAACTATTGGTATTGTAGGGTTTGGCCATATTGGTCAACGTGTAGGTGAAATTGCAAATGCTTTCAATATGAATGTAATTGCTTATGACAAAATAACAAGTAACAGACCAAGTTATTCACATGAATTTGTTGAACTCGATAATTTACTTGCACGTTCAGATTTTGTTTCACTGCATTGTCCTGTCTTTCCTGATACCGAGAATATGATTAATGAAGACCGCCTTACAAAAATGAAGCAAAGTGCTTTTTTAATTAATACATCACGTGGTCAGTTAGTTGTAGAGCAAGATTTAGCAAATGCACTCAATGACGGAGTCATATCAGGAGCCGGATTAGATACATTACACCAAGAACCTCCCACAACTGACAATCCTTTGTTAACAGCAAATAACTGTGTTATCACCCCGCATGTTGCTTGGGCTACTTTAGATGCACGTGTTCGTATCATGCACACCGTCGCAAGAAACATTAGTTGTCATCTTGATGGTAATCCACAAAACGTTGTGAACTAA